Genomic DNA from Candidatus Omnitrophota bacterium:
CCCTGACCCCGTCCCTGCGGTAAAGGCCCCTCGCCCGGAACTCCTCCAGCGTTCTCTCCACGTCCTGGACGACCTCGGCGGCCGTCACCGTGTCCGGGAACAGGGAGACGTCCCGCGTCAGGCGCAGGTCCTCGCGGACGTGGCGGTTGAAATGCGAGATCTCCTCGTCGTTCATGATCACGCGTTCGGGGAACGGGTGGCGGCTGATCCAGAATCCCGGGGTTTTCATCTGCCGGGTCGTGGAAGGAAGTTCGGTCGGGGCTGGGAGATAGGGCGAAGCCGCCTTGCCGGCGCAGGAGCTCAGGGCCAGGGAGGCCGAGAGGACGCCGGAGAGGAACGCCATCCGCGCGGCAGCCGGTCGGGACATTACAGGGGATCCTCGTGAAGAACAACGGCGCATATTTTCGGGAAAATTTACCAGTGGTAACGACGCCACAGCAGGCCGATCAGGATGATCGCGACCGTGACCAGCCCCATGATCGACCAGAACGGCCACAGGGACCCGTCCTGCGGCATGGGCATCTTGACGTTCATGGAAAAGATGCTCACGATCAGGGTCGGCACCATCACGCAAAACGAAAGGATCGTCAGCATCTTGATGCGGATGTTGAGATTGTTGCTCACCACCGACACCCACGCGTCCATCATGTTGGAAAGGACCTGGGAGTAGGTGTTCGCGGCCTCGTAACACTGGCCGTTCTCGATGATAACGTCCTCGATGAACTCGCTCTCCTCGGTCGTGAAACCGATCTTGGCCGCGTTGGCCTTGAGCTTCTCGATCACCCGGCTGTTGGAGTTGATGGCCTTGAGGTAATACACGAGACTTTTCTCGAGGTTGAACATGTACACAAGGTCCTTGTTGGTGAGGGCCTTGTTGATCTCGCTTTCCAGCTCGTCGGAGATCTTCTGGATGACCTTGAGGTGGTCCTCGAAATGCTGGATGCAGCGGAACACGACCTTGAGCAGGACGTCCTGCAGGGAGCGCAGGCGCTGGAACGGCCGGCCGTCAAAGATCACGGCCTCCTCCGGCATGACGATTACCATCTTGTCGGCGAACAGGAACACGCCGACCGAGGAGATCTTCAAAAGGAAATTGTCGGCGGAACTGTACCGTTTGGGGCGCTTGATGATGAGGGCGATGTGGTTGGCCTCGAATTCCAGTCGGGAGAGCTCGTCCGGGTCCAGGGAGGAATTGAGGGTGTGCTCGTCGATCTGCATCTGGTTGATGAGAAAGGCCCTCTCCGCGTCGTCCGGCGTGATGTACACGCTGACCTGGCAGTTGTCCGCGCCGTTCTCAACAAGTTTTCCGTCAATGATATGGTAACGTTTCAGCATAGGGTCCTTGGCCCGCGGCCGCCGGTTCGACGGGGCGGTTTTCTGTTTCGCAAGCAGTCATTGTACACCCGGCATTCCGCGGGAACAAGCGCAAACTCCGCGATTTGCTCTTCCGGGCGACGCAAGCGGAGCAGGCCTCAATAAAATCCCGGGCATGAGATTGCGGTTAGCAGGGAAAGCCCCCAAGAGCGATCTCAGGCCTGGGCCCCGGCTTTTTTCAGGGCCTGGGCGACGTCCGCGATGATGTCGTCCGCGTGCTCGATCCCCACCGACAACCGGACGAAATCCTGCGTCACGCCGGTGGAAAGCTGGTCTTCCTCGGACAACTGGGAATGCGTCGTGGTCGCCGGATGGATCGCCAGGGTCTTGGCGTCGCCGATGTTGGCGAGGTGGGAGACGAGCTCCAGCGATTCGATGAATTTCTTTCCCGCTTTCGCGCCGCCCTTGATCCCGAAACCGATGATGGCGCCGGCGCCTTGGGGCAGATATTTGCCGGCCAGGGCCTTGTACGGGCTGTCCGGCAGGCCGGGGTAATTCACCCAGGTCACGCCCTCGCTCTTTTTTAAAAACTTCGCGACCTCCAGGGCGTTGGCGCAGTGCCGGGGCATGCGCAGATGGAGCGTCTCCAGCCCCAGCAGGAACATGAACGCGTTGAACGGCGACATCGCCGGGCCCATGGGCCGCAGCAGCGAGACCCGGCACTTGATGATATACGCGATGTTGCCCAGGCCCTTGAAATGCTCGACGAAGTTCATCCCGTGATAGGCCGGATCGTCCGCGGCGATCAGGGGGAACTTGCCGCTGGTCCAGTCGAATTTTCCGGAGTCCACGATGACGCCCCCGATGGAGGTCCCGTGCCCGCCGATGAACTTGGTCGCGGAATACACGGCGATGTCCACGCCCCAGTCGAACGGCCGGACCAGATAGGGCGTCGCCGTGTTGTCCACCACCAGAGGGACCCCGTTTTTGTGCGCGATGGCCGCGACCTTTTCGATGTCCAGCACGTTCAGCTTCGGGTTCCCGACCATCTCGGCGAACACCGCCTTGGTCTTCGGCGTGATGGCCTTTTCCAGGGCCTTGAGATCTTCCGAATCCACGAACGCGACCTTGATGCCCATCCGGGGAAAAACGTTGCGCAACAGGGAATACGTCCCGCCGTAAAGGTTGTTCATGGACACGATCTCGTCCCCGCACTGGGTGATGTTCATCAGCGCGATCATGGTCGCGGACTGGCCGCTGGCCACCGCCAGGGCCCCCACCCCGCCCTCGAGCAGGGCCATGCGTTTTTCAAACACGTCGGTCGTGGGGTTCATCAGCCGCGTGTAGACATTGCCGAATTCCTTCAGGGCGAACAGATTGGCCGCGTGGTCGCTGGATTTGAAATTATAGGACGTGGTCTGATAAATAGGGACGGCCCGCGACCCGGTCGCCGGGTCCGGCTCCTGTCCGCCGTGCAGAAGAAGGGATTCAATCTTGAGTTTGGAATCGATTTGGGACATCTCGGCCTCTTTCCTTATATACGGTTGACTATGATAACAGCGGCAGCATCGCCGTCGCGAAATAGAGCGCGAAGAAAAACCCGCACATATCGGTGATGGTCGTCAGGATCAGCCCCGAGGCCAGCGCGGGGTCCATCCGGAACATCTTTAAGATCAGCGGCAGGGCCCCGCCCACGCAGACCGCGACGACCGTGTTGATGGCCAGCGCGCCCCCGACAACGATGCCGAGATAAAAATTCCCTTTCCAGAACAAAGCCACAAGGCCCAGGAGCCCCCCGAGGATCACGCCGTTGACAAGACCGATGCCGATCTCCTTCAAAACCACCTGGGCGATCTCAAACGGACGGACCAGGCCCAGCGTCAGTTCCCGGATACTCACCGCCAAGGCCTGGCTCCCGGAACTGCCGCTCATGTCCGAGATGATCGGGAGAAAAACCGCCAGCGCGATCACCGCGGCCAGGGTTTCCTGATAAAACGCGATGACGCTGGCGGAGACAAGGTTCAAAAAAATATTGATGACCAGCCAGGACAGACGGCGGCCGGAACGGAGGCGCAACGGCATCGAACGCAGTTCCTCCCCGCCGATGATCCCGCTCATTTTCAAAAAAGAATTTTTGTCCCGGTCCCCGGCCGCGGCCATGACATCGTCCCGGCGGATGACCCCCGCCAGGACCCCTCCCTCCCCCACGACCGGAATGCCCAGGAAACTGTATTCCTCGAAAATCTGCAAGAGCTCCGACAGGGAACTGTCCGCTTTCACATGGACGGGCTTCACGTTCATGATGGACTTGACAGGCGTTTCCGGAGGGTTCAAGGGAAGGTCGCGGATCCGCAGAACGCCCAGAAGGACGCCGGATTGGGCCGTGACGTAAGCATACTGGACATGATAATCCGTGTACCGCCGGCTGTTATTTTGCAGATCCTCAATGACCTGACGAACCGTGTATTCTTCCGGGTAGGACAGAAATTCCGTGTTCATCAGCCCGCCGGCCGTGTCCGCCGGATAGGTCATCAGCTGGCGGGTGACGGCGGCGTCTTCCGTCGGCATGGCCTCGAGGATCGCCTCGGCGGTGGAATCCCCCACGTCCGCCAGGATGTCGGCCTGCTCGGAACCAGAGATCTGGTCCATGATGGCGGCGGCGTCTTCCGGCTCCATCTTCCCGATCATGTCGGCCGCCTGTTCCTCGGGAAGGTCCTGGAGGAGATCCGCGGCGTCCGGGGGGTTCAAGAGCTCAAGAAGTTTCTGCCGGGACATTTCATCCAGCTTCGAGACCGCCCGGGCCGTTTCCACGGGAGAGATGCCTTTGAGAAAAGAATGGAGATCGTCCGCGTCTTCCTGTCTGATCAGCGACTTGAGTTCCAGCCAGTATTCCAGGGGCTTTCCGGATTTCATGGTCCTGTTTCCGCGGGTTGACGTTTCCAGTGGCAGCTATGCAGGAGACAAGGACAATTATAGCCCGGGAGGAGGCAAAGAAAAATATTATTCTGCAAAAATTCAGGACGGGATTCAGCCCCGGGCCTTCAGGAAAGAGAGCAGGGCTCTGATGATCGTGGCGGGATCGGGCGGGCATCCCGGGATGTGCAGGACCACCGGCAGGACGCCGGGGACTCCGTTCGCGACGCCATACGCCCCTTTAAAAGGGCCGCCGTCAAGCGCGCAGTCACCGACAGAGATCACGAATTTCGGCCCGGGCATGGCGTCATACGTGCGCCGCAGGGCCGTGACCATGTTCCTGGACACGGGGCCCGTCACCAGAAGGCAGTCGGCGTGGCGTGGCGAGGCCACGAAACTGATGCCGAACCGCTGGATGTCATAGATGGGATTGGTCGTCGCTATGATCTCCGACTCGCATCCGCCGCAGGACCCGGTGTCCACCTCGCGGATGTGCAGCGAGCGGCCGAATTTTTTCCGGATGATCTCCTGCAGCTCGCGGCCGGCCGCCTCTGTTTCAGCGGAGCGCAGGCCGGCGGCGACGCCGGGATCCGTGACAATGCCTTTGAGGCATCTTGTTTTCAGGATGTGATACATGGCTTAAAGGTCGTTCCCCGCGTAAGAAAGGTCAAAACTCTTGTTGCACAGCGGAAAATCCGGAATGATGTCCCCTAACACGCAATAGGCCAGCCCCTGCCAGTTCTGCACCGAAGGGTCGACAATATGGCAGCGGTCCACCGCGCCGTCTTCGGAAATCCGGACCCAGTACAGGACGGGCCCCCTCCAGCTCTCGGCGCAGCCCAGGGCAAACCCCGGTTTCGACCGGCCGGACCCGGCCCTCACGTCTCCGGCGGGCAGTTGGGCCAACGCCGCCCGGATCAGCCGCGCCGACTCCTCGAATTCCGACAACCGCACCCGGAGGCGCGCCAGGACGTCGCCCGGCTCCTCGAGGCAGATCCGGAACCCCAGGGACTCGTACACTCCGGGAAAATCTTTGCGCAGATCCTGCGGGATCCCCGACGCGCGGCCGGCCAGCCCCTTCACCCCCAGGTCCCGCGCCGTCCTTTTCTTCAAGACCCCGGTGCTGTCCACCCGGTCCATGAAGGACACGCTGGCGAACAGCATCGCGCGCAGGTCACGGAAATCTTTTTCGGCGTCCGCCAGGGCCTCCCTGATCTCCAGCGCCTGCTCCGGCGTGATATCCCTCAGCAGCCCGCCGACCGCGTTGACGCCTTTCAAATACCGGTGCCCGGTCAGCCGCTGGTTCAAACGCAGGATTTTTTCCTTGATGAGGGACGCCAGGGCCGAGGGAAAACTGAACCCGACGTCCACGGCCATCCCCCCGATGTCCGACGCGTGATTATACAGCCGCTCCAGTTCCAGAAAAACCGCCCGCAGAAGCTGCGCGCGGACCGGGACAGGGACGCCGTTGATCTTCTCAACGGCATGGCAGAACGCCAGGCCGTGGGCGAAGGCCGCGTCGCCGGCGACGCATTCCGCCAGGGCCGCGGCCCCGCCGGCGTCTTTCCCCTCGAAATGTTTTTCCGCGCCGC
This window encodes:
- a CDS encoding magnesium transporter CorA family protein → MLKRYHIIDGKLVENGADNCQVSVYITPDDAERAFLINQMQIDEHTLNSSLDPDELSRLEFEANHIALIIKRPKRYSSADNFLLKISSVGVFLFADKMVIVMPEEAVIFDGRPFQRLRSLQDVLLKVVFRCIQHFEDHLKVIQKISDELESEINKALTNKDLVYMFNLEKSLVYYLKAINSNSRVIEKLKANAAKIGFTTEESEFIEDVIIENGQCYEAANTYSQVLSNMMDAWVSVVSNNLNIRIKMLTILSFCVMVPTLIVSIFSMNVKMPMPQDGSLWPFWSIMGLVTVAIILIGLLWRRYHW
- a CDS encoding O-acetylhomoserine aminocarboxypropyltransferase/cysteine synthase, coding for MSQIDSKLKIESLLLHGGQEPDPATGSRAVPIYQTTSYNFKSSDHAANLFALKEFGNVYTRLMNPTTDVFEKRMALLEGGVGALAVASGQSATMIALMNITQCGDEIVSMNNLYGGTYSLLRNVFPRMGIKVAFVDSEDLKALEKAITPKTKAVFAEMVGNPKLNVLDIEKVAAIAHKNGVPLVVDNTATPYLVRPFDWGVDIAVYSATKFIGGHGTSIGGVIVDSGKFDWTSGKFPLIAADDPAYHGMNFVEHFKGLGNIAYIIKCRVSLLRPMGPAMSPFNAFMFLLGLETLHLRMPRHCANALEVAKFLKKSEGVTWVNYPGLPDSPYKALAGKYLPQGAGAIIGFGIKGGAKAGKKFIESLELVSHLANIGDAKTLAIHPATTTHSQLSEEDQLSTGVTQDFVRLSVGIEHADDIIADVAQALKKAGAQA
- the mgtE gene encoding magnesium transporter is translated as MKSGKPLEYWLELKSLIRQEDADDLHSFLKGISPVETARAVSKLDEMSRQKLLELLNPPDAADLLQDLPEEQAADMIGKMEPEDAAAIMDQISGSEQADILADVGDSTAEAILEAMPTEDAAVTRQLMTYPADTAGGLMNTEFLSYPEEYTVRQVIEDLQNNSRRYTDYHVQYAYVTAQSGVLLGVLRIRDLPLNPPETPVKSIMNVKPVHVKADSSLSELLQIFEEYSFLGIPVVGEGGVLAGVIRRDDVMAAAGDRDKNSFLKMSGIIGGEELRSMPLRLRSGRRLSWLVINIFLNLVSASVIAFYQETLAAVIALAVFLPIISDMSGSSGSQALAVSIRELTLGLVRPFEIAQVVLKEIGIGLVNGVILGGLLGLVALFWKGNFYLGIVVGGALAINTVVAVCVGGALPLILKMFRMDPALASGLILTTITDMCGFFFALYFATAMLPLLS
- a CDS encoding NADH-quinone oxidoreductase subunit C, producing the protein MDFQELISDLRARHNVVPVRAEETSADEVYLHVRPEDFHDACLGLHKILQQPVWMLSAADERRRQGGFQVLAVFPAPKLKKWVFVAMALEAGRPRYPSVAKDMFSAHLFERSLHEMFGIVPEGNPDLRRLNLHDEVWPEGSCPLRKDFVPPAAFDGTGKKYPFIKGEGEGIFEVPVGPVHAGIIGPGHFRFTAAGEPIINLELRLGFTHRGAEKHFEGKDAGGAAALAECVAGDAAFAHGLAFCHAVEKINGVPVPVRAQLLRAVFLELERLYNHASDIGGMAVDVGFSFPSALASLIKEKILRLNQRLTGHRYLKGVNAVGGLLRDITPEQALEIREALADAEKDFRDLRAMLFASVSFMDRVDSTGVLKKRTARDLGVKGLAGRASGIPQDLRKDFPGVYESLGFRICLEEPGDVLARLRVRLSEFEESARLIRAALAQLPAGDVRAGSGRSKPGFALGCAESWRGPVLYWVRISEDGAVDRCHIVDPSVQNWQGLAYCVLGDIIPDFPLCNKSFDLSYAGNDL
- the nuoB gene encoding NADH-quinone oxidoreductase subunit NuoB; this encodes MYHILKTRCLKGIVTDPGVAAGLRSAETEAAGRELQEIIRKKFGRSLHIREVDTGSCGGCESEIIATTNPIYDIQRFGISFVASPRHADCLLVTGPVSRNMVTALRRTYDAMPGPKFVISVGDCALDGGPFKGAYGVANGVPGVLPVVLHIPGCPPDPATIIRALLSFLKARG